In Sesamum indicum cultivar Zhongzhi No. 13 linkage group LG8, S_indicum_v1.0, whole genome shotgun sequence, the sequence TCAAATGAAGGTTCCAAATATCGATCGTTCTAAACCTCGTGAGGATGAGACCGGAAGAACAGTGCAGAACTCTTGGAGCCAAACAAAGGACGGCAATCATGGACATCACGGACAACGACATAGGCCACATGACGCCTACGAGCTTTATGAACTCGAGCACATGCCGCGTACACTACATCACGCAAAGGTTCCAAGTACTGATCGTGCTAGACCTGGTGATCAGAATGGACGGGAAAGCTATAAGGATAACATCGATTGTGAGGCAGAAGCGTTCATCAGGTTGGAACATGAGAAGTTCGAGCTAAGCAAATGGATGTCTATGAATGGCTGCTAGCTTCCTCAAATTATCAACTCTAGCTTAGAGCTGAAATAATGCATGCA encodes:
- the LOC110012466 gene encoding uncharacterized protein LOC110012466 is translated as MERKRNVKNHGSHGQRRHRPLDAYELYELEHMPRTLQMKVPNIDRSKPREDETGRTVQNSWSQTKDGNHGHHGQRHRPHDAYELYELEHMPRTLHHAKVPSTDRARPGDQNGRESYKDNIDCEAEAFIRLEHEKFELSKWMSMNGC